The Deltaproteobacteria bacterium sequence ACATGGCCGGAAAGGCGAAGTGATCATGACCGTGATTCACGCCCGTCTTCGAGAGGCTCAGGCCAGGGCTTCGGCCGTGCGTGCCGAATCCCAGGGGCTGGTCCAGACCATTCTGGAGGAACAGCGCCAAAAATTGGACCGGTTCCTGGTTGGCGTTAATCTTCTTCTGGCCTTTTCCGGTCTTATTTCAGTGCTGGTCCTGGGCCTCATGTGGAAGCAGCACCGACTCTGGCGCCGGGAGGCCGCGGCCATGGCCGAAAGGACCCGATTGACGGCCATCATCGAATCGAGCCGCGATTTCATTTCCACAGCCACCCTGGACGGTCGCCTGACCTACATAAATCGGTTCGGCCGGGCCTTGGTGGGCTGGGGCGAGGATGAGGACCTGAAAGAGAAAAGGATCGACAATCTCCATCCCGACCGGGTCGTGGATATTCT is a genomic window containing:
- a CDS encoding PAS domain S-box protein: MNLFRFRFETIRWAIVVIFLAMVLGVGLFTNVTLRSLERSLPTLLLSQIEALTRIMDGLNELTHSAATMRMNPQAGAVDSFEGRVNEVYEDLVDMRRSFVLDNLIQASAFHAVVAPALVDVLQWLEYGVGGHGRKGEVIMTVIHARLREAQARASAVRAESQGLVQTILEEQRQKLDRFLVGVNLLLAFSGLISVLVLGLMWKQHRLWRREAAAMAERTRLTAIIESSRDFISTATLDGRLTYINRFGRALVGWGEDEDLKEKRIDNLHPDRVVDIL